The Dehalococcoidia bacterium genome includes a region encoding these proteins:
- a CDS encoding DUF2804 family protein, with translation MTVRAEARGFEEREIAEAVNLCDARGRLLPAAVGWSRRPLHTCNLSGHPLRKKRWNYWCITSDS, from the coding sequence ATGACCGTTCGCGCCGAAGCCCGTGGGTTCGAGGAGAGGGAGATCGCGGAGGCCGTCAACCTCTGCGACGCCAGAGGCCGGCTGCTCCCGGCGGCTGTCGGCTGGTCGCGCCGCCCGCTGCATACCTGCAACCTGAGCGGTCACCCGCTACGCAAGAAGCGCTGGAACTACTGGTGCATCACCAGCGACAGCTA